The Fusobacterium simiae DNA window ACCTTTCATTTCATCTATTGCTTGAGCAAATAAATGTGGTTCTCCTTTTCCAATGCTATTTAATTTATCAAATAAGTCTTTTTCTTTTGAATCCATTCCTTCAACACCATATCTTTGCTCCAATCCATCTAAGAAATTATATGTGTCTTTTTCTCTTGCATATTCTGTATAAGGTATTTTCACTAAATATACTGCATTAAAAGTATCATTTGAACCTTGTGTTCCTGTTGCTATCCAGGTTAAACTACCTGCACCTAATTCCCATCTAACTTCTTTGCTTGAAGTTTGATTTACTTGTGAAATTATATCATTATATGGCTTTAATATATTTTCTCCTATTTTAATCTCTTTACTAGTTGTATATTTAGTAGCCTCATTGCCAAATATTAAGTTTACCTTTTCTAAGCCAGTTAAATATTGCAAACCTTGAATAGGATTAGTGTAATTCACTCCTGATGTATCTACATACATTCCTATTTCAGAAACTTTTCCCATATTTCTTATTTTTGGAACTGATGCACTTATATCTAAAGTAGTTTTCCCAACTGTCACATAAGTAGGAGTTGGTGTAGCAATATTTGTATCAACTAGAGTCGGTGTTACAAGTTTGTCATTTCTAGTAATGGTTGCAGTTCCATCTCCTGGAGCTTTAATATTAATTTCTCCTACTTTCTTACTTGTATCTGATTGTGCCCTTGGAACTATCCCTCCTACAACACTTCCAGTAGAAGATGTATCATATTGACCTCCTACTAAATAGACTCCTGTAAGATTAGTACCATCTTTTATATTTATTGTTCCATAATTTTTAAGTATAGCACCATTTGTTGCAACTACTCCTTTTATTCCATCATTAGTTGAGTTAGGTACTGTTGTTATTGTAGCACCTTTATGATTGATTCCAATAGCATTGTTATCTAAATACATTCCAGTAGTATTTTTACCACTTAACTCTATTGTTCCATAGTTTTCTGCCAATGAACCACTTCCTGTTGCATACATTCCCATACTATCTTCTTTTTCTACTTTTATTGTTCCATTATTTATAATATGTCCTGTTTGATGAGTAACTCCTTTGTTATCAGTATATCCTGCTGCCATTCCTATTCCATAAATTTCATTTATAATATCACTACCACTTACAGTTATTCTTGGACTGATACCTAATACTGTATCACCATTAGTTGCCGTTGCACCTATACTATATACTCCTACATTACCTACTCCTGAACCAAAATTAATATCAGCTAAATTCTTAATATCTCCTGCTGAATATAGTCCATAGTTTCTACTTCCTGTTGATGTTAATGCCGTATAATTTGTCATTGTTCCAGATTTATCTGAATAAGCATACACTGAATCATTTCCTAATGTTACTCCACCAGCATTATTGGTTGTTAAGTTATGTCCTGCTCCTTTTATTACATATCCATAAGAAGTATCTCCTATTGTCATAGCGTTTGTACCTGTTATAGTTTGGTTAGCTCCTGACGTAAATACTCCTACTGCTTCATTTCTTCCTACTACTAATGTTCCTCCTGTCAATGAAATATTTCCACCTTGTGAATAAATTCCTATGCTATTATCACCAGCTGTTATATTTCCATTTGTATGAGTTACACCATATCCATAAAGAGCTATTGAATTATTTCCAACAGTTATATTTCCACTGTTTGTTATAGTATTAGGTGATGTTTTTACATATATTCCCACATTGCCCTTAGACAAACTATTTGCATTTCCTAATGTTATATTTCCACTATTTACAACATTAGTATTTTTATCTACAACTATTCCAAATTCTGCTGCATTAGATGTTCCTGTAATATTTCCAGTATTAGTAAAGTTTCCTCCACCATCAGCATAAGCTCCTACTACTCCACCAGTGGTGTTTGTACTATTGTTTAGATTAATATTAAGGTTATTAGTTGCATTTACTCCAGAATACAAAGTTGCTATTCCACTTCCTGATGTACTTCCTGAATATTTATAGTTTAATGTTTTAGAATTCCCCACTGTTGAGTTTCCTTTTGTATAAATACCTACTCCATTATCTCCTGTTTCTATTCCATAATCAGTATTTAAAGTTACTTTACTGTCTTCTGCATAAATACCAAAACCATTTGCTCCTACTTTTATATCAGAACTTCCTGTGCCTGATACATTTATTATTCCACCAACTACTGAACCACTCTTTAGTGCTATTCCTACTCCACTGTTTCCTAAAGTCAATGATTTATTATTGGTTATAGTGACATCTGATTGTGCTGCTCCATTGTTATTTTCTGCATAGATACCAGTTGAGTTTGCACCTGCAATATTTATTATTCCATCATTTACAATTTCAACTTTACCATCTCCATAAGTTATAGCTGGTGTTGTATTTCCTTTTCCTAATCCTGCTATTCCTGTACCACTTCCTGTTACAGTAACAGTTCCTTTATTTACTATTTTGCTACCATTAGTTCCATAAAGTCCTGCTCCATTATCTATTTGTACTGTTCCAGTTGTATCATTTAAAATTTGTCCATAACTTACATTTATTCCAGCTACACCTGTTGTTGCTGTTCCACCACTTATTTCAACAGCACCTTTGTTTATATATCCAGATTCTGTATTAGATGTTGCTCCAGAATTAGAACCCATAGAAAGTCCTTTACCATTTCCTGTAACTTTCTTTCCAGCATTAATAGTAACCAATTCTCTTTCCATAGAAATATTATTGTATCCATCATTAGTATCACTTAAATTAACATCACTATTGATAATTAAACTTCCTTCTGTTAATGTGCTTTTAAAACTTTTATCATTAGTGTCTATACTATTAAATTTTGGTATTGTCTTTAAAAAATTCACATAAGTATTAGCTCCAGAATTTCCATTCCAAGTAACATTATTTAATCTCTTAAATACACCAAGATTTACTCCATTATTCATTAGCTTAACATCTATTTTATTCATTCCTTGGTATTTACTTGCATTATCTATTGTAGCTGAATAATCACTATCTTCACCAAAAACAAGAACTCCATCATACATATTTATTTGAGTAGTACCATTAAATTTAATTTGGCTACTATCAGGTACATAAAATGGTGTTACATTTTTATGATCATTATCTGATAAGCCTCTGGCAGCACTATTATCTTTATTATTAATAGTACCTCCACCAAATTCAATTATACCACCATCTTTTGCAAAAAGAGCTCCTTCTGTTCCAGTATTGATAGTGTTATTTGTTCCTTTTAAATAAATTTTTGTATTTGTTCCTTCTGCTAATGCTCCTAAACCATTGATAGTTGTATTACCATTAATTGTTATAGTTGTATCTCCAGTACCAGAACCTGATTTTGTATAAGCACCTATATTTTTATATTTTTCTGTTAATGTTGTTACATTATCATCAGTAGCTCTTATTCCAGCGGTAATATTTACTGTTCCTTCGTTTTTGGCATAAGCTATTATAGAATTATGCCCTACTGCTACAGTATCTGTTACTGATTTTGCATTGACAATCCCTTTATTTTCTCCAAAGTATGCAATACCGTTCTTAGAAGCCATAGTCAATGCACTATATAGATTTATTTCTGAAGGTTTATCCTCAAGGGTAGAAGCCTTAGTAATTTTATGTTCTGTGCCTTTCCAAACCCCTTCTGAATAAGCAATTATTGTCCTTGTTGAAGCATCTGCTTCTTGTGTTGTTGCATCATTTATACCATCTGAAAAGTCAGTAGTTACACCTCCAATATGTTTTGTAGAAGATGCTTTTCCTACATCTATAACTGTCCCTTTTTTAGATAAAAACATAATTCCATTTTTTGAATATTTTCCAAATTTAATATCAAATTTTCCTATTTCAAGATTATGAATTTTATCTTTATCATTAAACTTATTTGCACTAAGATCTCTTGTAGGGATTAAATCTGTTCTTTGCCCAGAAATAGCATACACACCAACATTACTATCTACTGTTTTATCTGTATAACCAGTTTTATTAATTTGACCATTAACTGTTTGTGTTTTTGCTAAAGCATCAGAAGATAAATATTCTCCTATTTTAGCATTGACATTTATTTCTCCTTGATATATCCCTATCAATGGTGAGTTTGAACCTCCACCTCTTTTTGTATTAAAAAATAAGGTTACATTTTCATCTCCATACTGTTCCACTGGAGTAGTCAACAAAATGGAAGGAATATAGTTATCTTTGTTTGTCTCATGTTGTGCTGGTGCATTATCAACTCCTGTTCCTATATATTTACTTGAATCAGCTACATAACCTAAATCTGAAACAATAATATTAGAAGCTCCACTTGATTTTATTGTTCCTTTATTTTCTATTTTAAAACTTCTTGTATATCCAGCTATGGCATAAATAGAGTTATTTTTTGTATTAAGATTAATATCTACATCTCCCTCAATAGAACCCGTATAAGTTGGTCCACTATATGAAGTTGTATTCCAACCATTTTCATAAGAATATGAACCGGCTTGTATATTAAAAAGTGTATTATTGTCTCCATTGACATTTATTGTTGAATTGGAAATTTTTAATTTAGGAGATCTCCAAGACTCCATATTTACAACAGCAGCTTTCCCATAAAGATTAAAAGTTGAATCTTTTATATCTGCTAATCCAACAAGATGTATTGCTTCACTTCCTGTATATGAACCACCAATCCCTACAACTGGAGTATCACTTCCAGCAACAAAAACAGTTATCCCTGAAATTTTCGCAGTCCCTAAAAGAGCAGGGGCTACAGCTGTATTTGATTTATCATAACCGTAGCTAAGATTTATAGCTGATAATCTCCTTTGATTAGATTCTCCAATATTTATCGTTTGTGGAGCAGGCATATATTTACTTTGATAAGTTATATTAGTTGCTCCAGAATAATTCCCAACTTCTCCATTTGTATTAACTCCTGTCCATAATGTCCCAGCAGTTATATCATAATTTTGAATTAAGGGTTCTGTTCCTGTTTTTGTAGTATCATCTGTAACATTTGCAGTAGCATATTTTGAAGGCCATCCATATATCCATTTATAACCAAAATCACTAAATGGGTTAGCATTAGGATCAAGACTAGGTAAACTTACTGTTGGTGAATCCACACTTGGAGTTACAATAGCTTCAGGTGATTTTATATCTATATTTAATGCTGGTGAAGCAGGTGGATTTACTGTTGGTAATTGTAGATTTGGTGATTGTTTATTTATTGATTTTGGTCTTATTCCTGCACCTAATGTTATTACTGCTTTTGGTTCTTCAACTATTTTTAAATTTGTTGTATTATATTTAGCTTGTATATTATTTTCTTGAAATCTTGCAATTGTTACATCTCTTTGAAAAATTTTATTTGCTTCTTTATCTCCTCTTCCTTTATAACCACCTTGCCAATCATTATAAAAATAATTTATTCCAAATTGCCATGAACTCCAAGGTGATTTTACAACTTGATTTCCTTGTTCCATTAATTGAATTAACTCTAATCTTGCTCCCTTTAGTTGTTTTTTATTTTCTATTCTTGCATTCTCAATTTTTGATTGAAGATCTCCTATTGAATTTCTAAGTAATTCTTTTGAAACTTCAATTTCACCTCTTGAAGGTGTTGCACTTTCTTCTGAAAAGGCACTCCATCCTAACATCAGAAATAAAATTGCTAAACCTAGTGAATATTTAACTGATTTATATTTTTTTGCTATTGATTTTAAATCTTTTTCTAACCTATACAGATTATTATTCATTTTCATCTCCCTTCTTATTATTTATTAATTTTAATTTATAATATGTATTGTAGATTATATCATTTTTTTTATTAAAAACCTAACATTTTCAATATTTTTTATATCTATAAGTAATCAATATATAATTTTGGGTATTTGCACATAAAAGAATTAAAAATTTAATTTATTAAGCTAGCTAGATTAAGAATTCACTATTTATTTTTTTAATTATTTGTTATAATTAATTT harbors:
- a CDS encoding autotransporter-associated N-terminal domain-containing protein; amino-acid sequence: MNNNLYRLEKDLKSIAKKYKSVKYSLGLAILFLMLGWSAFSEESATPSRGEIEVSKELLRNSIGDLQSKIENARIENKKQLKGARLELIQLMEQGNQVVKSPWSSWQFGINYFYNDWQGGYKGRGDKEANKIFQRDVTIARFQENNIQAKYNTTNLKIVEEPKAVITLGAGIRPKSINKQSPNLQLPTVNPPASPALNIDIKSPEAIVTPSVDSPTVSLPSLDPNANPFSDFGYKWIYGWPSKYATANVTDDTTKTGTEPLIQNYDITAGTLWTGVNTNGEVGNYSGATNITYQSKYMPAPQTINIGESNQRRLSAINLSYGYDKSNTAVAPALLGTAKISGITVFVAGSDTPVVGIGGSYTGSEAIHLVGLADIKDSTFNLYGKAAVVNMESWRSPKLKISNSTINVNGDNNTLFNIQAGSYSYENGWNTTSYSGPTYTGSIEGDVDINLNTKNNSIYAIAGYTRSFKIENKGTIKSSGASNIIVSDLGYVADSSKYIGTGVDNAPAQHETNKDNYIPSILLTTPVEQYGDENVTLFFNTKRGGGSNSPLIGIYQGEINVNAKIGEYLSSDALAKTQTVNGQINKTGYTDKTVDSNVGVYAISGQRTDLIPTRDLSANKFNDKDKIHNLEIGKFDIKFGKYSKNGIMFLSKKGTVIDVGKASSTKHIGGVTTDFSDGINDATTQEADASTRTIIAYSEGVWKGTEHKITKASTLEDKPSEINLYSALTMASKNGIAYFGENKGIVNAKSVTDTVAVGHNSIIAYAKNEGTVNITAGIRATDDNVTTLTEKYKNIGAYTKSGSGTGDTTITINGNTTINGLGALAEGTNTKIYLKGTNNTINTGTEGALFAKDGGIIEFGGGTINNKDNSAARGLSDNDHKNVTPFYVPDSSQIKFNGTTQINMYDGVLVFGEDSDYSATIDNASKYQGMNKIDVKLMNNGVNLGVFKRLNNVTWNGNSGANTYVNFLKTIPKFNSIDTNDKSFKSTLTEGSLIINSDVNLSDTNDGYNNISMERELVTINAGKKVTGNGKGLSMGSNSGATSNTESGYINKGAVEISGGTATTGVAGINVSYGQILNDTTGTVQIDNGAGLYGTNGSKIVNKGTVTVTGSGTGIAGLGKGNTTPAITYGDGKVEIVNDGIINIAGANSTGIYAENNNGAAQSDVTITNNKSLTLGNSGVGIALKSGSVVGGIINVSGTGSSDIKVGANGFGIYAEDSKVTLNTDYGIETGDNGVGIYTKGNSTVGNSKTLNYKYSGSTSGSGIATLYSGVNATNNLNINLNNSTNTTGGVVGAYADGGGNFTNTGNITGTSNAAEFGIVVDKNTNVVNSGNITLGNANSLSKGNVGIYVKTSPNTITNSGNITVGNNSIALYGYGVTHTNGNITAGDNSIGIYSQGGNISLTGGTLVVGRNEAVGVFTSGANQTITGTNAMTIGDTSYGYVIKGAGHNLTTNNAGGVTLGNDSVYAYSDKSGTMTNYTALTSTGSRNYGLYSAGDIKNLADINFGSGVGNVGVYSIGATATNGDTVLGISPRITVSGSDIINEIYGIGMAAGYTDNKGVTHQTGHIINNGTIKVEKEDSMGMYATGSGSLAENYGTIELSGKNTTGMYLDNNAIGINHKGATITTVPNSTNDGIKGVVATNGAILKNYGTINIKDGTNLTGVYLVGGQYDTSSTGSVVGGIVPRAQSDTSKKVGEINIKAPGDGTATITRNDKLVTPTLVDTNIATPTPTYVTVGKTTLDISASVPKIRNMGKVSEIGMYVDTSGVNYTNPIQGLQYLTGLEKVNLIFGNEATKYTTSKEIKIGENILKPYNDIISQVNQTSSKEVRWELGAGSLTWIATGTQGSNDTFNAVYLVKIPYTEYAREKDTYNFLDGLEQRYGVEGMDSKEKDLFDKLNSIGKGEPHLFAQAIDEMKGHQYANVQQRVYTTGQLLDKEFDYLRNEWRTASKDSNKIKIFGARGEYKTDTAGIIDYKYNAYGVAYVHENEDIKLGKGIGWYTGIVHNTFKFKDIGNSKEKMLEGKIGLFKSIPFDDNNSLNWTISGDVFVGYNKMYRKYLVIDEIFNAKSKYYTYGVGIKNEIGKEFRLSEDFSLRPYGSLKLEYGRMSKIKEKSGEIRLEVKDNDYVSIKPEIGAELVFKHFFSDYKILKIGLGVAYENELGRVSNPKNKVRVAYTTADWYNLRGEREDRKGNIKTDLNIGIDNTRIGITANVGYDTKGHNVKGGLGLRVIF